Genomic window (Aquimarina sp. BL5):
TTACGAATATGTTTTAAACCATTCCGAATCTGTTTATTGTTTTGTATCTGATGATGAAGTTTTGCAAAAAGTAAACAACATAAAAGGTAATGTACCTTCCCTTAAAGGAGTATATTCTTTTAATGACATAGAAGGCTGCGATAGCTGGAATAAGGTGTTAGAGCTCGGAAGCGATGATAGCAATCAAGAAGAAGTAGAGAAGCTTATGGCTTCTGTAAAGGAAGACGATCTAGCTACCTTAATATATACTTCAGGAACTACAGGTAGACCAAAAGGAGTTATGTTAAGTCATAAAAATATAGTAACTAATGCCTTACATAGTTCGACCAGATTTGCAGAATTCGATGGAGAAGTAAAGGCATTGAGTTTTTTACCTGTTTGTCATATTTATGAAAGGATGTTAATGTATTTATACCAATATAGAGGTATAGGTATTTATTTTGCTGAATCTCTGGAAACAATAAGTGATAACTTAAAAGAGATACAACCTGATATGATGACAGCTGTTCCTAGATTGCTGGAAAAAGTATATGATAAAATCATTGCTAAGGGAGCAGATCTAACAGGTGTAAAAAAGAAATTATTTTTCTGGGCGGTAGAACTAGGCTTAAAATATGAACCTTATGGTGCTAATGGCTGGTGGTATGAGAAGAAATTAGGCATTGCTAAAAAACTAATTTTCAGTAAGTGGCAGGAAGCATTAGGAGGAAATCTAAAAGTAATTGCATCAGGAAGTGCCGCTTTACAATCCAGACTAGCTCGTGTTTTTAACGCTGCAGGAATAAATGTAATGGAAGGTTATGGATTAACAGAAACATCGCCTGTGATTTCTGTAAATGATATTAGAGACAGAGGTTTTAAAATTGGTACTGTAGGTAAAATGTTACCTGAAACAGAAGTTAAAATTGCTGAAGATGGTGAAATTCTTATAAAAGGACCACAGGTAATGATAGGTTACTATAAGGATGAAGAAAAAAGTAAAGAAGTTCTAAAAGATGGATATTTCCACACTGGAGATATTGGAGAAATAGATAGTGAAGGTTTCTTAAGAATTACGGATCGTAAAAAAGAAATGTTCAAAACTTCAGGAGGTAAGTATGTTGCTCCTCAGGTAATAGAAAATGCGATGAAACAATCACGTTTTATCGAACAAATAATGGTTATAGGTGACGGAGAAAAAATGCCTGCTGCTTTTATTCAACTAAATTTTGAATTTGTAAAAGATTGGGCAAATCGAAAAGGCATTTCTATCGGTAATTCAAATGAAGAAATCGTAAGTAACCAAACCGTAATCGACCGCGTACAGGAAGAAGTTGATGAGCATAATGAAAAATTCGGAAAATGGGAACGTATCAAAAGATTCGAACTTACATCAGACGAGTGGAGCATTGAAGCAGAACACCTCACTCCTACTATGAAACTAAAAAGACGAGTGATCAAGGCAAAATATCAAGATCTATATAGTAAAATTTATGGCTAATTCAATTCACTGATTACAAATGTATAGTGTAAAACTTTAACTTTAAATCAGTAAACTCCTCATTTTATGAGGAGTTTTTTTATTAATTCAACAGAAAAATGTAAATTACTTTCTCTTTTCACAATTTTTTATATAATTTACTATGCGTGCATAATAAATTTTTCTTACCTTTACACCATAACAAATTTTCTGAATGAGAGAAAAAACAATTGATTATGCACTTCGTGCAACATGGATGGCTGTTGCCAAGATGTATAACGAAGAAGCAGGTAAAAAAGGTAGTACAATGGCAACGGGTTTTGCATTAATTAGCATCGATCCTGAAAATGGAACTCCATCTACCTCATTAGGCCCTAAGATGGGTATGGAAGCCACTAGTTTATCACGAACTTTAAAAACCATGGAAGAGAAAGGGTTAATTTTTAGAAAGAAAAACCCTCAAGACGGACGTGGTGTTCTAATATATCTAACCCCTTTCGGAGTAGAAATGAGAAATTTTTCAAAAGATGTAGTTTTTACATTCGACCATGCCGTAAGAAAGCATGTTCCAAAGGAAAAGCTTGATACTTTCTTAGAAGTATTTCAATTGATAAATGATCTCATCGCTACCAAGAAAATATACACAAAAAAGGAATCTATAACATCTTAACAACCAGAAGTTAAAAAATGAAAAGAGTCATTAAAAAAGTTGCAGTCGTTGGTTCAGGAATTATGGGCTCCGGTATTGCATGTCATTTCGCTAATATCGGCGTCGAAGTACTATTATTAGATATAGTACCAAGAGAATTAAACGAGAAAGAAAAGGCAAAAGGCCTTACACTAGAAAGCAAAGTGGTTCGTAACAGGTTAGTAAATGATTCACTAACCGCCGCTCTTAAATCCAAACCTTCTCCTATTTACCATCAAAAATTTGCAAACCGTATCACTACAGGAAACCTAGAAGATGATATTGCAAAAGTAGCTGATGTAGATTGGATTATTGAGGTAGTAGTAGAAAGACTAGATATTAAAAAGTTAGTTTTTGAAAATCTAGAAAAACACAGAACGCCTGGAACTTTAATTACTTCTAACACTTCAGGTATTCCTATAAAATTCATGAACGAAGGAAGAAGTGAAGATTTCCAAAAACATTTCTGTGGAACTCACTTCTTTAACCCTGCTCGTTACCTGAAATTATTTGAGATTATACCTGGGCCAAATACTTCTACCGAAGTGCTTGAGTTCCTAAACGGATATGGAGAGCAATATTTAGGAAAAACATCTGTAGTTGCTAAAGATACTCCTGCGTTTATTGGAAACAGAATAGGTATCTTCAGTATTATGAGCTTATTCCATATGGTAAAAGATATGGGATTAACCATTGAAGAAGTTGATAAATTATCCGGTCCAGTTATTGGACGTCCAAAATCTGCAACTTTCCGTACGGTTGATGTAGTAGGATTAGATACTTTAGTACACGTTGCTAATGGTATTGCTGATAATTGTCCTGATGATGAACGTCACGAATTATTTAAACTACCAGCGTTCATCAATACGATGATGGAGAATAAATGGTTAGGTAGTAAGACGAAACAAGGATTTTATAAAAAACATGTATCTCCAGAAGGAAAAAAGGAAATTCTTTCTCTTGATTTAGACACATTAGAATATAGAGCTAGTAAAAGAGCTTCTTTTGCTACCTTAGAAATGACTAAAACTATTGATAAAGTAGTAGATCGTTTTAAAGTACTAGTTGCTGGAAAAGATAAAGCAGGAGAATTTTATCGTAAAAGTTTTGCTGCATTATTTGCATATGTATCTAACCGTATTCCAGAGATTACAGACGACCTTTATAAGATTGATGATGCTATGAAAGCTGGATTTGGTTGGGAACACGGTCCTTTCCAAATTTGGGATGCTATTGGAGTAGAAAAAGGAATTGAAATGATGAAAGCAGAAGGATATGAACCAGCTGCTTGGGTTAATGATATGATCGCTTCAGGAAGTACTTCTTTTTATACGGTTAAAAATGGAGCTACTAATTATTACGACATTCCAAAAAAGGAACAAGTAAAAGTTCCAGGACAAGATGCATTTATCATTTTAGATAACATCCGTAAATCTTCTGAAGTTTTCAAAAATAGCGGTGTTGTAGTAGAAGATCTTGGTGATGGAATCCTTAACGTAGAATTCCAAAGTAAGATGAATACTATAGGTGGTGATGTACTTGCTGGATTAAATACAGCTATTGATATGGCTGAGAAAAACTTCCAAGGATTGGTTGTTGGTAATCAAGCAGCTAATTTCTCTGTAGGTGCCAACATCGGAATGATCTTTATGATGGCTGTAGAGCAAGAGTATGATGAATTGAATATGGCAATTAAGTATTTCCAAGATTCTATGATGCGTATGCGTTACTCTTCAATCCCTACTATTGTTGCTCCTCATGGTATGGCTTTAGGTGGTGGATGTGAAATTTCATTACATGCTGATAAAGTAGTTGCTGCAGCAGAAACGTATATGGGATTAGTAGAATTTGGTGTTGGTGTGATCCCTGGTGGAGGGGGTTCTAAAGAGATGGCTTTAAGAGCTTCTGATCTTTTCAAAAAAGATGATGTAGAGCTAAATGTACTACAAGAACATTTCTTAACTATAGGTATGGCAAAGGTATCTACTTCTGCTTACGAAGCATTTGACACGAACTTACTTCAAAAAGGAAAAGATATCGTTGTTGTTAATAAAGACCGTCAGATTGCTACTGCTAAAGCATATGCAAAATTAATGGCGGAACAAGGATATACCCAACCTGTAAAACGAAAGGACATCAAAGTACTTGGAAAACAAGCACTAGGTATGTTCTTAGTAGGTACAGATTCTATGGAAGCTAGTAAATATATTTCGGAACACGATCATAAAATAGCGAATAAACTAGGTTATGTAATGGCTGGAGGAGATTTATCAGAACCAACCTTGGTAACAGAACAATATTTATTAGATCTAGAACGTGAAGCTTTCTTGTCTTTATGTACAGAACGTAAAACGTTAGAGCGTATTGAACATATGCTTAAGAAAGGTAAACCGTTACGTAACTAGTATTGAGAATTAAGTATTGAGTAATTAGAAAATAGAGTAATGCATAAAGTTGAAGATTTAAAAATATGGAAAAGGTCAATTGTTTTGGCTAAATCTATATATCTATTAACTAAAGAACTGCCTTCTGATGAAAAATATGGATTGATTTCTCAAATAAAACGAAGTGCAATTTCAATTTCTTCAAACATTGCGGAAGGCAGCGGAAGAAATTCAAATAAGGAATTTAAGCATTTTTTAAGTATTGCTAATGGTTCAGCTTATGAACTTCATACACAGTTAGTACTAACGATAGAACTTGATCTTTTATCGAAAGAAAAAGTTCAACAAGCTATTGACTTGTTGATTGAAATTCAAAAAATGAATTATTCATTACAGAAAAGTATTGCGAACAAAATCTCAATACTTGATACTAATATCTAAAATCTATTTTATAAAAAATGAAAACCGCATATATAGTAAAAGCATATAGAACAGCCGTAGGAAAAGCACCTCGCGGAGTGTTCAGATTTAAAAGAACTGATGAGTTAGCTGCTGAAACAATTCAGCATATGATGAAAGAACTGCCACAATTAGACAAAAGTCGTATTGATGATGTTATTGTTGGTAATGCAATGCCAGAAGGATCTCAAGGTCTTAATATGGCACGTTTAATATCACTTATGGGATTAGAATCTATTGATGTACCTGGTGTTACCGTAAATAGATTCTGTTCTTCTGGAATAGAAACTATAGGTATGGCTACTGCAAAAATACAAGCTGGAATGGCAGATTGTATTATCGCAGGAGGTGCAGAAAGCATGAGTTCGGTTCCTATGACTGGATACAAAACAGAATTAAATTATGATTTAGCCAAGTCTGGTCATGAAGATTACTATTGGGGAATGGGTAACACTGCAGAAGCGGTAGCTCATCAATTCAATGTATCACGTGAAGATCAAGATGAGTTTGCTTACAATTCTCATATGAAAGCATTAAAAGCACAAGCTGAAAATCGTTTTCAAGATCAAATAGTTCCTATCAATGTAGAGCAAATTTATGTCGATGAAAACGGAAAAAAAGCCAGTAAATCGTATACTGTAACTAAAGATGAAGGGCCTCGTAAAGGAACTAGTAAAGAAGTTTTAGGAAAACTTAGACCGGTTTTTGAACTTGGAGGAAGTGTAACTGCGGGTAATTCTTCTCAGATGAGTGATGGTGCTGCATTTGTGATGGTTATGAGTGAAGATATGGTTAAAGAACTAAACTTGGAACCAATAGCAAGACTTGTAAACTATGCTGCTGCCGGTGTAGAACCAAGAATTATGGGAATCGGACCTGTAAAGGCAATTCCAAAAGCTTTAAAACAAGCAGGCTTAAAACAAGAGGATATTGAGCTAATTGAACTGAATGAAGCCTTTGCTTCTCAATCATTAGCAGTAATGCGTGAGCTAAACATCAATCAAGATATCGTGAACGTAAATGGAGGAGCTATTGCTTTGGGTCATCCACTTGGTTGTACAGGAGCGAAACTTTCTGTTCAATTGTTTGATGAAATGCGCAAACGTGATATGAAAGGAAAATATGGTATGGTGACTATGTGTGTTGGTACTGGTCAGGGAGCTGCTGGTATTTTTGAATTTTTGAATTAAGAAACGATAGAGATAATATAATAAAACAATGAGTACAGAAACTTTAAACAAAGACATTCTTAGAGGAGGACAATTCCTTGTTAAAGAAACAAAAGCCGAAGATGTATTTACTCCAGAAGATTTTTCTGAGGAGCAAAAAATGATGCGTGATAGTACAAAAGAATTTGTAGACCGTGAATTATGGGCGCATTGGGAAAAATTCGAATCAAAAGATTATGCGTATACAGAAGCGTGTATGAAAAAAGCTGGTGAGCTTGGACTACTAGGTGTAGCTGTGCCAGAAGCATATGATGGATTAGGAATGGGATTCGTTTCTACAATGTTAGTATGTGATTATATTTCTGGTGCGACCGGATCTTTTAGTACTGCGTTTGGAGCTCATACAGGTATTGGTACTATGCCAATATCATTATATGGTAATGAAGAGCAAAAGAAAAAATATGTTTCTAAATTAGCTACTGGTGAGTGGATGGGAGCATATTGTTTAACTGAACCAGGTGCTGGATCTGATGCTAACTCTGGTAAAACTAAAGCTGTTTTATCTGATGATGGTAAGCATTATTTGATTTCTGGTCAAAAAATGTGGATCTCGAATGCCGGATTCTGTAATGTAATGATTGTTTTTGCTCGTATTGAGGATGACAAAAATATTACTGGATTTATTGTAGAATACGATCCTAACAATGCTAATGGTATCTCATTAGGTGATGAAGAAAAGAAATTAGGTATCCACTCCTCTTCTACTCGTCAGGTTTTCTTTAGCGACACTAAAGTACCTGTAGAGAATATGTTATCCGAAAGAGGTAATGGATTTAAAATAGCGATGAATGCATTAAATGTTGGACGTATCAAATTAGCTGCAGCTTGTTTAGATGCACAACGTAGAGTTATTGGAGAAGCTACTAAATATGCTAATGAGCGTATTCAGTTTAAAACTCCTATTATGAATTTTGGTGCTATTAAATCTAAGATTGCAGAGATGGCTACTAATACGTATGCTGATGAATCTGCTAGTTACCGTGCTGCAAAAAATATCGAAGATAGAATTGCTATTCGTCAAGCAGAAGGAAACACACATCAAGAAGCTGAACTTAAAGGAGTAGAAGAATATGCTATAGAATGTTCTATTCTAAAAGTTGCTGTTTCTGAAGATGTACAGAATACTACTGATGAAGGTATCCAGATTTTTGGAGGAATGGGATTCTCTGCAGATACTCCAATGGAATCTGCTTGGAGAGATGCTCGTATTTCTCGTATCTATGAAGGTACCAATGAGATCAACCGTATGTTAGCAGTAGGTATGCTCGTAAAGAAAGCCATGAAAGGTCACGTAGATCTTTTAAACCCTGCTATGAAGGTTGCTGATGAATTAACAGGAATCCCTTCTTTTGATACTCCCGATTACTCTGCTTTATTTGCAGAAGAAAAAGAGATCATTGCAAAAATGAAGAAAGTATTCCTAATGGTTGCAGGAGCTGCTATGCAGAAATTTGGTCCGCAACTAGAAGAGCACCAACAATTATTAATGGCTGCTTCTGATATTCTAATTGAAATCTACATGGCGGAATCTACAATTCTGCGTACAGAGAAAAATGCTAAGCGTTATGGAGAAGATTCTCAAGAGATCCAGATTGCAATGTCTCAATTATACTTATATAACGCAGTAGATATCGTTATTAAAAAAGGAAAAGAAGGAATCGTTTCTTTTGCTGAAGGTGATGAACAACGTATGATGCTTATGGGACTTAAGCGTTTCACTAAATATGCGAACCAACCAAATGTGGTTGCATTAAGAACTAAAATTGCAGATAAAGTAGCCGCAGAAAACGGATACTGTTTCTCATAATAATATATCCGCTCCTAAGGATTAAAACTAGGAAGTTGTTTAATTTTGATTTAAGAGACCGTCTTTCTGTTGGGGAAAGGCGGTTTTTTATTTAAATACATCTCGTCCTAAAATAGCATCACAATAAAAACAGTTATAAAAATTGTCTATCGATATTAATTTAATTGTATTTCAGACACTTACGAATTCTAGTTATATACTTACTAATTCTAGACAACAACCCTTCTCTATCTGTAAATTATGTACAATTGTATGAGATTAAAATTGGTTAACCAATTTTAATCTATGAACCGCAGTACAAGCAATGAGCTTAGTCTCTCAAAAAAACTATTCGCTTGACAAATACATCATACAAAACTCTAAAACCACACAAACTCAACCATGAAAAACAACAATCAAAATGTATTCGCTCAGTCCGGAAGTCGGCTGTTCGATATATCAAAGCCCTTAGTCCTATTCATCTTATTATTCATAGTTTCACAAACTGTTACGTTTTCTCAAGTTAGTTTTGAAGGATCTTGGGGAGTGACGTTTCCTATTTTTGGAGGAGAAAGACTAGATACAGAAATTAACCTAAATCAAAAAGATTATATGAGTGGTGCTCAGGAAATAGTAGATGAGCTTCCTACAGCAGGCCATGTAATTACCAATCTATCTTACTTTGCACACTCCCATTATTTTAATACAAGAGCAAATACCAATGTTGATGTAGCTAATGAAATACATCCTGCAATGATTCCCAGCGTGGAAAATGATGGAGTTGCTGTAGAAGCAATTCAACTGTTAAGAAATTCAGGTAAGAAAATAATTCTTTACATTTCTACAAACTATTTGGATAGAGCTACTGGTGACCTCAAGGAAGGTTGGGTGAACTATTACACCACTAAATTTGGCGGAAATGAATATTTAGCTTATCGCCATCTCATACAAGGCTTTGTAGAAGCTTCCGCAGGTTATGCCGATGGGTACTGGTTAGATACAACATCCGTCCTAAGAGGCGATGGTAATTTTGGAGATTTTGTAGCAATGATACGTGAAGCTGATCCAACGGCTTTAATTGCTTCTGGAGGAGCAAGTAGATTAACACATAATGGAGAAGATGTTTATGTAGATTCAGATGGTGTTAATGACACAAACCCTGCCGATTATTATGTGAAACTGCACGATTCTAATGATCCTTTACCTGATTTTACGGATGGACATATTGTACCTTTGGGACAAGGAGCTCCGCCAAACTCATGGTCATATGAAGAGTTCATGATACCAAATATCATGGTAGAGCCCTTCTATACAGCTAGTAACGGAAAACAAGTTCAAAAGCACGGTTG
Coding sequences:
- a CDS encoding long-chain fatty acid--CoA ligase, encoding MNTITRLFDFPHYQLEKYNLDKALITKYDGKWVATSTKEYVEKANQISRGLLRLGVKPNDKVAIISSNNRTEWNIVDIGVLQIAAQDVPIYPTISQEDYEYVLNHSESVYCFVSDDEVLQKVNNIKGNVPSLKGVYSFNDIEGCDSWNKVLELGSDDSNQEEVEKLMASVKEDDLATLIYTSGTTGRPKGVMLSHKNIVTNALHSSTRFAEFDGEVKALSFLPVCHIYERMLMYLYQYRGIGIYFAESLETISDNLKEIQPDMMTAVPRLLEKVYDKIIAKGADLTGVKKKLFFWAVELGLKYEPYGANGWWYEKKLGIAKKLIFSKWQEALGGNLKVIASGSAALQSRLARVFNAAGINVMEGYGLTETSPVISVNDIRDRGFKIGTVGKMLPETEVKIAEDGEILIKGPQVMIGYYKDEEKSKEVLKDGYFHTGDIGEIDSEGFLRITDRKKEMFKTSGGKYVAPQVIENAMKQSRFIEQIMVIGDGEKMPAAFIQLNFEFVKDWANRKGISIGNSNEEIVSNQTVIDRVQEEVDEHNEKFGKWERIKRFELTSDEWSIEAEHLTPTMKLKRRVIKAKYQDLYSKIYG
- a CDS encoding MarR family winged helix-turn-helix transcriptional regulator produces the protein MREKTIDYALRATWMAVAKMYNEEAGKKGSTMATGFALISIDPENGTPSTSLGPKMGMEATSLSRTLKTMEEKGLIFRKKNPQDGRGVLIYLTPFGVEMRNFSKDVVFTFDHAVRKHVPKEKLDTFLEVFQLINDLIATKKIYTKKESITS
- a CDS encoding 3-hydroxyacyl-CoA dehydrogenase/enoyl-CoA hydratase family protein; translation: MKRVIKKVAVVGSGIMGSGIACHFANIGVEVLLLDIVPRELNEKEKAKGLTLESKVVRNRLVNDSLTAALKSKPSPIYHQKFANRITTGNLEDDIAKVADVDWIIEVVVERLDIKKLVFENLEKHRTPGTLITSNTSGIPIKFMNEGRSEDFQKHFCGTHFFNPARYLKLFEIIPGPNTSTEVLEFLNGYGEQYLGKTSVVAKDTPAFIGNRIGIFSIMSLFHMVKDMGLTIEEVDKLSGPVIGRPKSATFRTVDVVGLDTLVHVANGIADNCPDDERHELFKLPAFINTMMENKWLGSKTKQGFYKKHVSPEGKKEILSLDLDTLEYRASKRASFATLEMTKTIDKVVDRFKVLVAGKDKAGEFYRKSFAALFAYVSNRIPEITDDLYKIDDAMKAGFGWEHGPFQIWDAIGVEKGIEMMKAEGYEPAAWVNDMIASGSTSFYTVKNGATNYYDIPKKEQVKVPGQDAFIILDNIRKSSEVFKNSGVVVEDLGDGILNVEFQSKMNTIGGDVLAGLNTAIDMAEKNFQGLVVGNQAANFSVGANIGMIFMMAVEQEYDELNMAIKYFQDSMMRMRYSSIPTIVAPHGMALGGGCEISLHADKVVAAAETYMGLVEFGVGVIPGGGGSKEMALRASDLFKKDDVELNVLQEHFLTIGMAKVSTSAYEAFDTNLLQKGKDIVVVNKDRQIATAKAYAKLMAEQGYTQPVKRKDIKVLGKQALGMFLVGTDSMEASKYISEHDHKIANKLGYVMAGGDLSEPTLVTEQYLLDLEREAFLSLCTERKTLERIEHMLKKGKPLRN
- a CDS encoding four helix bundle protein — its product is MHKVEDLKIWKRSIVLAKSIYLLTKELPSDEKYGLISQIKRSAISISSNIAEGSGRNSNKEFKHFLSIANGSAYELHTQLVLTIELDLLSKEKVQQAIDLLIEIQKMNYSLQKSIANKISILDTNI
- a CDS encoding acetyl-CoA C-acyltransferase, which translates into the protein MKTAYIVKAYRTAVGKAPRGVFRFKRTDELAAETIQHMMKELPQLDKSRIDDVIVGNAMPEGSQGLNMARLISLMGLESIDVPGVTVNRFCSSGIETIGMATAKIQAGMADCIIAGGAESMSSVPMTGYKTELNYDLAKSGHEDYYWGMGNTAEAVAHQFNVSREDQDEFAYNSHMKALKAQAENRFQDQIVPINVEQIYVDENGKKASKSYTVTKDEGPRKGTSKEVLGKLRPVFELGGSVTAGNSSQMSDGAAFVMVMSEDMVKELNLEPIARLVNYAAAGVEPRIMGIGPVKAIPKALKQAGLKQEDIELIELNEAFASQSLAVMRELNINQDIVNVNGGAIALGHPLGCTGAKLSVQLFDEMRKRDMKGKYGMVTMCVGTGQGAAGIFEFLN
- a CDS encoding acyl-CoA dehydrogenase family protein codes for the protein MSTETLNKDILRGGQFLVKETKAEDVFTPEDFSEEQKMMRDSTKEFVDRELWAHWEKFESKDYAYTEACMKKAGELGLLGVAVPEAYDGLGMGFVSTMLVCDYISGATGSFSTAFGAHTGIGTMPISLYGNEEQKKKYVSKLATGEWMGAYCLTEPGAGSDANSGKTKAVLSDDGKHYLISGQKMWISNAGFCNVMIVFARIEDDKNITGFIVEYDPNNANGISLGDEEKKLGIHSSSTRQVFFSDTKVPVENMLSERGNGFKIAMNALNVGRIKLAAACLDAQRRVIGEATKYANERIQFKTPIMNFGAIKSKIAEMATNTYADESASYRAAKNIEDRIAIRQAEGNTHQEAELKGVEEYAIECSILKVAVSEDVQNTTDEGIQIFGGMGFSADTPMESAWRDARISRIYEGTNEINRMLAVGMLVKKAMKGHVDLLNPAMKVADELTGIPSFDTPDYSALFAEEKEIIAKMKKVFLMVAGAAMQKFGPQLEEHQQLLMAASDILIEIYMAESTILRTEKNAKRYGEDSQEIQIAMSQLYLYNAVDIVIKKGKEGIVSFAEGDEQRMMLMGLKRFTKYANQPNVVALRTKIADKVAAENGYCFS